One genomic window of Vulgatibacter sp. includes the following:
- a CDS encoding NAD-dependent epimerase/dehydratase family protein — MRMRTLLTGAGGYIGLHLVRELLEDGQHVTAVVRSPEKLGPFARDPRLQVVEADLEDDARIAAALPGHDTCVHAALIWGEPGSELELRDVAATAKLFDAAGSAGLARCIYLSSAAVHRPFAGVMCEEDGLSTTEAYGATKAAGELFLRAACARHRMTGVVVRPGPVVGPPAFPAGSFRSPDQVVDMVRAAAEGRPVVTVSGEGRQFSDVSTVARAVRLLTRSENPHPTYTCVDREILTWERIARMVVASLHSSSSVRVAPRDSAEPIPRFRTDRIEDLLGGPSNAAGALLEHIRQLRASGH, encoded by the coding sequence ATGCGCATGCGAACACTTCTGACCGGCGCCGGTGGGTACATAGGCCTCCACCTCGTGCGCGAACTCCTGGAGGACGGGCAGCACGTCACCGCCGTGGTGCGGTCACCGGAGAAGCTGGGCCCGTTCGCGCGAGATCCCCGGCTGCAGGTCGTCGAGGCGGATCTCGAAGATGATGCGCGCATCGCCGCCGCGCTGCCGGGCCACGACACGTGTGTACATGCGGCGCTGATCTGGGGGGAGCCCGGCTCCGAGCTCGAGCTGCGAGACGTCGCGGCCACGGCCAAGCTCTTCGACGCCGCTGGGAGCGCCGGCCTGGCGAGGTGCATCTACCTGTCGTCGGCTGCCGTGCACCGCCCATTCGCCGGCGTGATGTGCGAGGAGGACGGGCTCAGCACGACCGAGGCCTACGGCGCCACGAAGGCCGCGGGCGAGTTGTTCCTCCGCGCGGCGTGCGCGCGCCACCGGATGACGGGGGTCGTCGTCCGTCCGGGCCCCGTGGTCGGTCCGCCGGCCTTTCCAGCGGGTTCCTTTCGCAGCCCTGACCAGGTGGTGGACATGGTGCGCGCAGCGGCGGAGGGGCGTCCCGTCGTGACAGTGAGCGGGGAGGGGCGCCAGTTCTCCGATGTGTCGACGGTGGCGAGGGCCGTACGCCTTCTCACGCGGTCGGAGAATCCCCACCCGACCTACACCTGCGTCGATCGGGAGATCCTCACGTGGGAGCGGATCGCGCGGATGGTCGTGGCGAGCCTCCACTCGTCGAGCAGCGTGCGTGTCGCCCCACGCGACAGCGCCGAGCCGATCCCGCGCTTCCGCACCGATCGGATCGAAGACCTCCTCGGCGGGCCGTCCAATGCGGCGGGCGCGTTGTTGGAGCACATCCGCCAGCTGCGTGCATCGGGACACTGA
- the soxR gene encoding redox-sensitive transcriptional activator SoxR codes for MEMITIGALSARSGVAPSALRFYETQGLIHSQRSSGGQRRYSRETLRRVAFVRVAQQVGLSLEEIREALASLPDSRTPTEKDWARLSASWRPRIDAQIRMLEGLRDRLDGCIGCGCLSLRACKLLNPGDRAGSRGPGPRHLLEAD; via the coding sequence ATGGAGATGATCACCATCGGGGCACTGAGCGCACGGTCGGGTGTAGCGCCCTCGGCGCTGCGCTTCTACGAGACCCAGGGGCTCATCCACTCGCAACGCTCCTCGGGCGGACAGCGCCGCTACAGCCGCGAGACCCTGCGCCGCGTCGCCTTCGTCCGGGTCGCGCAGCAGGTCGGGCTCTCCCTCGAGGAGATCCGGGAGGCGCTCGCCTCGCTGCCAGACTCGCGCACGCCGACCGAGAAGGATTGGGCACGCCTGTCGGCCTCGTGGCGTCCGCGGATCGATGCGCAGATCCGCATGCTCGAGGGCCTGCGCGATCGCCTGGATGGCTGCATCGGGTGCGGCTGCCTCTCGCTGCGGGCCTGCAAGCTGCTGAACCCCGGCGATCGAGCCGGCAGCCGTGGGCCCGGCCCACGGCATCTACTCGAGGCGGATTGA
- a CDS encoding TA system antitoxin ParD family protein, with the protein MGQPVKLSDSLVSDARIVGEAAERSIAGQIEFWARLGRAIEPILRTEAVLKIKQRGEVVPLSACLAEVDTAAGRERVGAYLASRPFPHFKPAPNRPGFVVKIDEDGTRTLGRLVGRKFEKASRR; encoded by the coding sequence ATGGGCCAGCCCGTCAAACTCTCCGACAGCCTCGTCTCGGACGCCCGGATCGTGGGGGAAGCGGCCGAGCGATCGATCGCCGGCCAGATCGAGTTCTGGGCACGGCTCGGCCGCGCGATCGAGCCGATCCTCCGCACGGAAGCCGTCCTCAAGATCAAGCAGCGAGGGGAGGTCGTCCCGCTCTCCGCCTGCCTTGCAGAGGTCGACACCGCCGCCGGCCGCGAGCGGGTGGGGGCCTACCTCGCGAGCCGCCCCTTTCCCCATTTCAAGCCAGCACCGAACCGGCCCGGTTTCGTCGTGAAGATCGACGAGGACGGCACCCGCACCCTCGGCCGTCTCGTCGGGAGAAAGTTCGAGAAGGCGAGTCGCCGTTGA
- a CDS encoding zeta toxin family protein — MSAAFDARPVIVAVAGPNGAGKTTFYGAHLERTALRFVNADELARELEIGPYEAAEVASQIREAMLAQRESFVFETVFSDPSGDKLQFLLRAEALGYTVVLCFIGLASPQLSDERVAMRVLQGGHDVPTDKLAERYPRTIENLRRSIHELPHVLVFDNSELDRPYRKVAEFERGKPVYLGEPLPDWLPWRPR, encoded by the coding sequence TTGAGCGCGGCGTTCGACGCGAGGCCCGTCATCGTTGCGGTGGCTGGCCCGAACGGTGCGGGCAAGACCACCTTCTACGGCGCCCATCTCGAGCGGACCGCATTGCGCTTCGTAAATGCGGACGAACTCGCGCGGGAACTCGAGATCGGCCCGTACGAAGCTGCGGAGGTCGCATCGCAGATCCGGGAAGCAATGCTCGCGCAGCGCGAGAGCTTCGTTTTCGAGACCGTGTTCTCCGATCCCTCTGGCGACAAGCTGCAGTTCCTACTGCGAGCAGAGGCGCTCGGATACACCGTCGTCTTGTGCTTCATCGGGCTCGCGTCTCCCCAGCTGAGCGACGAGCGCGTGGCGATGCGCGTCCTGCAGGGAGGACACGACGTCCCGACCGACAAGCTGGCCGAGCGGTATCCGCGTACGATCGAGAACCTCCGCCGCTCCATCCACGAGCTACCCCACGTCCTCGTCTTCGACAATTCCGAGCTCGACCGGCCCTACCGCAAGGTGGCCGAATTCGAGCGGGGGAAGCCTGTCTACCTCGGCGAACCGCTGCCGGACTGGCTCCCCTGGCGGCCGCGTTGA
- a CDS encoding protocatechuate 3,4-dioxygenase encodes MSKRRMNDGTDREEAADGPLAGMATRRAFVRAAVHTIAGAALLAACGDPEGRTATAGRPGGGTGGAGGAGGVGGSGGNGGSGGGGASAWATGGTAAMVDPDAYPDPFASGGGACALTCAMTLGPCFGLSPIRRDVSEGYPGIPLRLVLRLVDVDGCTPVEGATVDVWHCSAAGLYSGDDVIDFCTTGDPDARSHRFFRGTQSSDADGRVTFDTCFPGWYPGRAVHIHFRVVRGDEVSVVSQVFFPGDLVDEVFASVDDYVEAGAPDTSNEADGFLGASSDPDAFILDVARMADGAMLASKTVVLRSSTSAPQC; translated from the coding sequence ATGTCGAAGCGCAGGATGAACGACGGTACCGATCGCGAAGAGGCAGCAGACGGCCCGCTGGCGGGGATGGCGACGCGGCGTGCGTTCGTGCGCGCGGCCGTCCACACCATCGCGGGCGCGGCACTCCTCGCTGCGTGCGGTGACCCGGAGGGGAGGACGGCTACTGCAGGGCGCCCGGGAGGTGGCACCGGCGGAGCCGGCGGCGCGGGTGGGGTGGGGGGCTCGGGAGGCAACGGTGGCAGCGGCGGCGGCGGCGCGAGCGCATGGGCCACCGGGGGCACGGCGGCGATGGTCGATCCGGACGCCTATCCGGATCCCTTCGCCAGCGGCGGCGGTGCATGCGCCCTTACCTGTGCCATGACCCTCGGTCCGTGCTTCGGCCTGTCGCCGATCCGCCGGGACGTCAGCGAGGGTTACCCCGGCATCCCGCTCCGCCTGGTCCTGCGGCTCGTGGACGTCGACGGCTGCACGCCGGTCGAGGGGGCCACCGTCGACGTATGGCATTGCAGCGCCGCCGGGCTCTATTCGGGCGACGACGTGATCGACTTCTGCACCACGGGCGATCCCGACGCGCGCAGCCATCGCTTCTTCCGCGGCACCCAGTCGAGCGACGCCGACGGCCGCGTAACCTTCGACACCTGCTTCCCCGGCTGGTACCCGGGACGCGCGGTCCACATCCACTTCCGGGTGGTGCGCGGCGACGAGGTGTCCGTGGTGTCGCAGGTGTTCTTCCCTGGCGACCTCGTGGACGAAGTCTTCGCGAGCGTCGACGACTACGTCGAGGCAGGCGCGCCGGATACGAGCAACGAGGCAGACGGTTTCCTCGGCGCCTCGTCCGATCCCGACGCCTTCATCCTCGACGTCGCCCGGATGGCGGACGGCGCGATGCTCGCATCGAAGACCGTGGTCCTGCGCTCCTCCACTTCCGCACCCCAGTGCTGA
- a CDS encoding efflux RND transporter permease subunit codes for MRFTDLFVKRPVLAVVVNLVIVIAGLASLESLSVRQYPQSDIAVVRVTTTYVGASADLVRGFITTPLERVVASADGIDYIESSSAPSRSTITVHLKLNYDTNAALTQIQAKVAQVRNELPPEAEAPIIELEMADTQFAAMYIGFSSSAHDQSAVTEYLTREVQPRLSAVAGVQRADLLGGRTFAMRIWLHPERMAARGISPTEVQEALARNNALSTLGRTKGSMVSVNLTANTDLQTVEDFRELVVKAQDGTLVRLGEIADVALGAATYEEDVRFDGETGTFMGIWVLPTANALEVIRDVRELLPAIEAQLPPGMKVGVAYDSTRYIEDAIDEVVKTLGETLLIVVLVIFLFLGSFRSVLVPVVAMPISLVGTAFLMLAAGFTLNLLTLLAIVLAVGLVVDDAIVMVENVERHLSEGASPVQAALRGARELVGPIAAMTVTLAAVYAPVALQGGLTGALFREFALTLAGAVLMSGVVALTLSPMMASRLLRPGQSERGYAGWIGRRFERLRGRYAKVLAATLRNRPAMLVVWALVVSATVPFYMYSMKELAPSEDQGVIFGIVQGSANSTLDQTALFSRQVHEAFRSIPETKTTFQLTTPGGGFSGMNLVPWTERERTAEELLVEVAPKLGQIPGIRAFPMLPPPLPGGGAFPVDLVIASTAEARELEQVANQLVGKAFASGLFLFADADLKVDQPETEVVLDRDKVRSLGVDLAQVGRDLSTMLGGNYVNRFSIQGRSYKVIPQVVRSERLNAEQLADIHVSGPGGKLVPLSTFATLRTSTEPRDLKRFQQLNAVRIQGVIPPGVSLDQALSFLEDEARTLLPPGFTLDHAGESRQLRSEGGGFLATLLLSGVLIYLVLAAQFESFRDPFIILAGSVPLALAGALLFSFYGFTTLNIYSQVGLITLVGLVAKNGILIVEFANHLQEQGADKLAAVLEAAGTRLRPILMTTAATVVGHFPLIYAAGPGGGARNSIGIVLVSGMIIGTAFTLFIVPSIYVVVARSRRTLHAAEVEEEARMAA; via the coding sequence ATGAGATTCACGGACCTCTTCGTGAAGCGGCCGGTTCTCGCCGTGGTCGTCAACCTGGTCATCGTGATCGCCGGCCTGGCGTCGCTCGAGTCGCTGAGCGTGCGCCAATACCCGCAGAGCGACATCGCGGTGGTCCGGGTGACGACCACGTACGTGGGCGCGAGCGCCGATCTCGTTCGCGGTTTCATCACCACGCCCCTCGAACGCGTCGTCGCGAGCGCCGACGGCATCGACTACATCGAGTCGTCGAGCGCGCCTTCGCGCAGCACGATCACCGTCCATCTGAAGCTCAACTACGACACCAACGCGGCGCTCACCCAGATCCAGGCGAAGGTCGCCCAGGTCCGCAACGAGCTGCCGCCGGAGGCAGAGGCGCCGATCATCGAGCTGGAGATGGCCGACACCCAATTCGCTGCGATGTACATCGGGTTCTCCTCCTCGGCCCACGACCAGAGCGCGGTCACCGAGTACCTCACCCGCGAGGTGCAGCCGCGCCTGTCGGCGGTCGCGGGCGTACAGCGCGCGGACCTGCTCGGCGGCCGCACCTTCGCCATGCGGATCTGGCTGCACCCGGAGAGGATGGCGGCGCGCGGCATCTCGCCCACCGAGGTGCAGGAGGCCCTGGCCCGGAACAACGCCCTGTCCACGCTGGGGCGGACGAAAGGCTCGATGGTCTCGGTCAACCTGACCGCGAACACGGACCTGCAGACCGTCGAGGACTTCCGGGAGCTCGTGGTGAAGGCACAGGACGGAACGCTCGTCCGCCTCGGCGAGATCGCGGACGTGGCGCTGGGCGCCGCCACGTACGAGGAGGACGTGCGCTTCGACGGCGAGACGGGCACCTTCATGGGCATCTGGGTGCTGCCGACGGCAAACGCGCTCGAAGTCATCCGGGACGTGCGCGAGTTGCTCCCGGCGATCGAGGCCCAGCTGCCGCCCGGGATGAAGGTCGGCGTGGCGTACGACTCGACCCGCTACATCGAGGACGCGATCGACGAGGTGGTGAAGACGCTGGGCGAGACGCTGCTCATCGTCGTGCTGGTGATCTTCCTCTTCCTAGGCTCGTTCCGCTCGGTGCTCGTGCCGGTGGTGGCCATGCCGATCTCGCTGGTGGGCACCGCCTTTCTCATGCTCGCTGCGGGATTCACCCTCAACCTGCTCACGCTCCTCGCCATCGTGCTCGCCGTCGGGCTGGTGGTCGACGATGCGATCGTGATGGTCGAGAACGTGGAGCGGCACCTGAGCGAGGGCGCGAGTCCCGTCCAGGCGGCGCTACGGGGCGCACGCGAGCTCGTCGGTCCCATCGCCGCGATGACCGTCACCCTGGCTGCGGTCTACGCGCCGGTCGCGCTGCAGGGCGGTCTCACGGGCGCGCTCTTCCGCGAGTTCGCCCTGACGCTCGCCGGTGCGGTGCTGATGTCGGGCGTGGTGGCGCTCACGCTCTCCCCGATGATGGCGTCCAGGCTGCTGCGCCCGGGCCAGTCCGAGCGCGGCTACGCCGGGTGGATCGGCCGTCGCTTCGAGCGACTGCGTGGCCGCTACGCGAAGGTGCTCGCGGCCACGCTGCGCAACCGACCGGCGATGCTCGTGGTCTGGGCGCTGGTCGTCTCCGCAACGGTGCCGTTCTACATGTACTCGATGAAGGAACTCGCCCCGTCGGAGGACCAGGGGGTGATCTTCGGGATCGTGCAGGGCTCCGCCAACTCCACGCTCGACCAGACGGCGCTCTTCAGCAGGCAGGTGCACGAGGCCTTCCGTTCGATCCCGGAGACGAAGACCACGTTCCAGCTCACCACGCCGGGCGGCGGCTTCAGCGGCATGAACCTCGTGCCGTGGACCGAGCGCGAACGCACCGCGGAGGAGCTGCTGGTGGAGGTGGCGCCGAAGCTCGGGCAGATCCCCGGCATTCGCGCCTTCCCCATGCTCCCGCCGCCGCTGCCCGGCGGCGGCGCCTTCCCGGTGGACCTGGTGATCGCCTCCACGGCGGAGGCGCGCGAGCTCGAGCAGGTCGCAAACCAGCTCGTCGGCAAGGCTTTCGCCAGCGGCCTCTTCCTCTTCGCCGACGCCGATCTCAAGGTCGATCAGCCGGAGACGGAGGTCGTCCTGGACCGCGACAAGGTGCGCTCGCTCGGCGTCGATCTCGCGCAGGTGGGGCGCGATCTCTCGACCATGCTGGGCGGCAACTACGTGAACCGCTTCAGCATCCAGGGGCGGAGCTACAAGGTGATCCCCCAGGTCGTCCGCAGCGAGCGTCTGAACGCAGAGCAGCTCGCCGACATCCACGTCAGCGGGCCCGGCGGCAAGCTGGTGCCGCTCTCGACCTTCGCCACGCTGCGTACCAGCACCGAGCCGCGTGACCTCAAGCGCTTCCAGCAGCTCAACGCGGTTCGCATCCAGGGCGTGATTCCGCCGGGTGTCTCGCTCGATCAGGCGCTCAGCTTCCTCGAGGACGAGGCCCGCACGTTGCTGCCGCCCGGCTTCACCCTCGACCACGCCGGCGAATCGCGGCAGCTGCGCAGCGAGGGGGGCGGCTTTCTAGCGACGCTCCTGCTCTCCGGCGTGCTCATCTACCTGGTGCTGGCGGCGCAATTCGAGAGCTTCCGTGACCCGTTCATCATCCTCGCCGGATCGGTTCCCCTGGCGCTCGCCGGCGCGCTTCTCTTCTCGTTCTATGGTTTCACCACACTCAATATCTACAGCCAGGTGGGTTTGATCACGCTCGTGGGCCTGGTGGCCAAGAACGGCATCCTGATCGTCGAGTTCGCAAACCACCTGCAGGAGCAGGGGGCCGACAAGCTGGCCGCCGTGCTCGAAGCCGCCGGCACGAGGCTCCGGCCCATCCTGATGACGACCGCCGCCACCGTCGTCGGCCACTTCCCGCTGATCTACGCTGCAGGCCCCGGCGGCGGCGCGCGCAACAGCATCGGCATCGTGCTGGTGAGCGGCATGATCATCGGCACCGCGTTCACCCTGTTCATCGTGCCCTCGATCTACGTGGTCGTGGCACGGTCCCGCCGCACGCTCCACGCCGCGGAGGTGGAGGAGGAGGCCCGCATGGCGGCGTAG
- a CDS encoding efflux RND transporter periplasmic adaptor subunit: MRKWLMILSAALVLSALVGGAKFWQLRTGAASAAAFRPPPQAVTTVLTPEARWPVTIHSIGTVEAVRGVTLSADLPGVVAALAFESGRSVKKGQLLVRLDVRQERAQLGAAESQQKLAALQLQRAAQLRARDALTQQALDEATAAEAQAAARVAEIQAILARKQIRAPFSGELGLRQIDLGQYVASGQPIVSLQALDQVHVNFGVPQQELARLQIGDRVEVSTDALGKHEGRITAIDVLVDPQTRNVQVQATIPNAKGLLRPGMFVNTRVLLGEETPVLVLPASAIQHAPYGDSIFVVEQLEDPAGQPYPGVRQQAVTLGGSRGDQVAILAGLEAGQEVVSAGTFKLRNGDAVLVDNRVQPANDPAARPENN; encoded by the coding sequence ATGCGGAAGTGGCTGATGATTTTGAGCGCGGCGCTGGTGCTGTCCGCGCTCGTCGGCGGGGCGAAGTTCTGGCAGCTCCGGACGGGCGCGGCGTCTGCCGCCGCCTTCCGGCCACCGCCGCAGGCGGTGACCACCGTCCTGACCCCGGAAGCACGATGGCCCGTGACCATCCACTCGATCGGCACGGTGGAAGCCGTGCGCGGCGTGACGCTGAGCGCGGACCTGCCCGGCGTGGTCGCAGCGCTGGCCTTCGAGTCGGGCCGGTCGGTGAAGAAGGGGCAGCTCCTCGTGCGGCTCGACGTCCGGCAGGAGCGGGCACAGCTCGGCGCGGCGGAGTCCCAGCAGAAGCTGGCGGCCCTCCAGCTGCAGCGGGCGGCGCAGTTGCGGGCGCGCGATGCCCTCACCCAGCAGGCGCTCGACGAGGCGACCGCGGCGGAGGCCCAGGCGGCTGCGCGGGTGGCGGAGATCCAGGCCATCCTCGCCCGCAAGCAGATCCGCGCACCCTTCTCGGGCGAGCTGGGGCTGCGGCAGATCGATCTGGGCCAGTACGTGGCCAGTGGCCAGCCGATCGTCTCCCTGCAGGCACTCGACCAGGTTCATGTGAACTTCGGCGTCCCGCAGCAGGAGCTGGCACGCCTGCAGATTGGTGATCGGGTCGAGGTCTCCACGGACGCGCTGGGCAAGCACGAGGGCCGGATCACCGCCATCGACGTGCTCGTCGATCCGCAGACGCGCAACGTGCAGGTGCAGGCCACGATCCCCAACGCGAAAGGCCTGCTGCGCCCAGGCATGTTCGTGAACACCCGCGTGCTGCTCGGGGAGGAAACGCCGGTGCTGGTGCTTCCCGCCTCGGCCATCCAACACGCGCCGTACGGCGACTCGATCTTCGTGGTCGAGCAGCTCGAGGACCCGGCGGGCCAGCCTTATCCGGGTGTGCGGCAACAGGCGGTGACGCTGGGCGGAAGCCGCGGCGATCAGGTGGCGATCCTGGCGGGGCTCGAGGCCGGTCAGGAGGTGGTGTCCGCGGGGACGTTCAAGCTGCGCAACGGCGATGCGGTCCTGGTCGACAACCGGGTCCAGCCCGCGAACGATCCTGCCGCGCGTCCGGAGAACAACTGA
- a CDS encoding NADPH-dependent FMN reductase, whose protein sequence is MQNEKLRIVILVGSTREGRFGYVVAAWFERLARQRADMVFDVVDLAEAGLPAVMPAGSDPATDAFAARIDAADGFVVLTPEYNHSYPAALKHAIDLARREWFAKPVAFLSYGGVSGGLRAVEHLRGVFAELHAPTVRETVSFHGAWEAFDEAGEPRDRRRPAAAARKLLDSLGWWAHTLRDGRRARPFVA, encoded by the coding sequence ATGCAGAACGAGAAGCTCCGTATCGTCATCCTCGTCGGCAGCACGCGGGAGGGCCGCTTCGGTTACGTCGTCGCCGCCTGGTTCGAACGCCTGGCCCGGCAGCGCGCCGACATGGTCTTCGATGTCGTCGATCTGGCGGAGGCCGGACTGCCCGCCGTGATGCCCGCCGGCAGCGACCCCGCCACCGACGCCTTCGCTGCGCGGATCGACGCGGCGGACGGCTTCGTGGTCCTCACCCCCGAGTACAACCACAGCTACCCCGCGGCGCTGAAGCACGCGATCGACCTCGCGCGCCGCGAGTGGTTTGCCAAGCCGGTCGCCTTCCTCTCCTACGGCGGGGTCTCCGGGGGGCTGCGTGCGGTCGAGCACCTGCGCGGCGTCTTCGCCGAGCTGCACGCACCGACGGTCCGCGAGACGGTCAGCTTCCACGGGGCCTGGGAAGCCTTCGACGAGGCCGGCGAGCCCCGTGACCGCCGGCGTCCCGCTGCAGCCGCACGCAAGCTGCTCGACTCCTTGGGGTGGTGGGCCCACACCTTGCGCGACGGCAGGCGCGCCCGTCCCTTCGTCGCCTGA
- a CDS encoding NADP-dependent oxidoreductase: MPPRETVNRRILLAARPLGPPTLQSFRLEESAVPEPGEGQVLLRTLYLSLDPYMRNLMDEVGPGYAPPIDVGAPMVGGTVSRIVASRHPAHRVGELVLGSAGWQDYALSDGEGLLPLEDLHRTSLALGGLGMPEFTAYVGLLDIGQPQPGDTVVVAAATGAVGSVVGQIARLKGARVVGVAGGAAKCRHAVEELGFDACIDRHAPKWATQLRAACPNGIDVYFENVGGEVLEAVLPLLNIGARIPVCGFIAHYNDKGLSPGPDRMPRLLAAVLQKRVRMQGFIILDHYASRFDAFRKEMAAWIDTGRVKVHEDVVDGLQNAPAAFIGLLEGRNFGKLVVRVADA, translated from the coding sequence TTGCCTCCTCGCGAAACCGTCAATCGCCGCATCCTCCTCGCCGCGCGCCCGCTCGGCCCGCCGACGCTGCAGAGCTTCCGTCTGGAAGAATCCGCGGTTCCGGAGCCTGGTGAGGGCCAGGTGCTGTTGCGCACGCTCTACCTCTCACTCGACCCCTACATGCGCAACCTGATGGACGAGGTCGGGCCTGGTTATGCACCGCCGATCGACGTGGGCGCCCCGATGGTCGGCGGCACCGTGAGCCGCATCGTCGCCTCTCGCCATCCGGCCCACCGTGTCGGAGAGCTCGTGCTGGGCAGCGCCGGCTGGCAGGACTACGCGCTCTCGGACGGCGAGGGCCTGCTGCCGCTCGAGGACCTGCACCGGACCTCGCTGGCGCTGGGCGGCCTCGGGATGCCGGAGTTTACCGCTTACGTGGGGCTGCTGGACATCGGCCAGCCCCAGCCAGGCGACACCGTGGTGGTCGCGGCTGCAACTGGCGCCGTCGGCTCGGTCGTCGGGCAGATCGCCAGGCTCAAAGGTGCGCGCGTCGTGGGCGTCGCCGGCGGCGCAGCGAAGTGCCGCCATGCGGTCGAGGAGCTGGGCTTCGACGCATGCATCGACCGCCATGCGCCCAAGTGGGCAACACAGCTGCGTGCGGCCTGCCCGAATGGCATCGACGTCTACTTCGAAAATGTGGGCGGCGAGGTCCTGGAGGCGGTGCTACCGCTGCTCAACATCGGCGCACGGATTCCGGTGTGCGGCTTCATCGCGCACTACAACGACAAGGGGCTTTCCCCAGGTCCCGACCGCATGCCCAGGCTGCTGGCAGCCGTGCTCCAGAAGCGCGTTCGCATGCAGGGCTTCATCATCCTCGACCACTACGCGAGCCGCTTCGACGCCTTTCGCAAGGAGATGGCAGCCTGGATCGACACCGGCAGGGTCAAGGTGCACGAGGATGTGGTCGATGGGCTGCAGAACGCGCCGGCGGCGTTCATCGGCCTGCTCGAAGGGCGCAACTTCGGCAAGCTCGTGGTGCGCGTCGCCGACGCCTGA